Proteins from a genomic interval of Lycium ferocissimum isolate CSIRO_LF1 chromosome 2, AGI_CSIRO_Lferr_CH_V1, whole genome shotgun sequence:
- the LOC132044252 gene encoding lipid droplet phospholipase 1-like translates to MSTTEGSVMSPKGLMDTADEPDHLLVLVHGILASPSDWTYVQAELRRRLGRNFLIYASSCNTFTKTFSGIDGAGKRLADEVRLVVKKRESLKKISFLAHSLGGLIARYALALLYSSNNCNEKSDDAVTSTSAYLKPVGSLNVGLIAGLEPINFITLATPHLGVRGKNQLPFLLGLPILEKLVAPIAPIFIGQTGRQLFLTDGKPTKPPLLLRMASDCDDGKFISALGAFKWRVLYANVSYDHMVGWRTSSIRRETELVKPPWRSLDGYKHVVDVEFCPPASYEGPHYPLEAAKAKEAAQNAPSTQRSLEYHESMEEEMIRGLQQLGWKKIDVSFHSAFWPFFAHNNIHVKNEFFHNAGAGVIAHVADHIKQQEKQPGSSSSLITPSL, encoded by the exons ATGAGTACAACTGAAGGAAGTGTTATGTCACCGAAAGGGTTGATGGACACGGCGGATGAACCTGATCATCTTCTAGTCCTTGTTCATGGCATCTTAGCAAG CCCAAGTGACTGGACGTACGTACAAGCAGAGTTGCGGAGGCGGTTGGGAAGAAACTTTTTGATATATG CAAGTTCATGTAATACGTTCACTAAAACCTTCTCTGGGATTGATGGAGCTGGAAAACGACTAGCAGATGAA GTTAGGCTGGTTGTAAAGAAGAGAGAAAGCCTGAAGAAGATATCGTTTTTAGCTCATTCTCTTGGTGGATTGATTGCAAGATATGCACTTGCCCTGCTTTATTCATCAAACAACTGTAATGAGAAGTCCGATGATGCTGTCACTTCAACTAGTGCATACCTCAAACCAGTAGGCTCCTTAAATGTAGGTTTGATTGCTGGCCTGGAGCCAATCAATTTTATCACCTTGGCAACACCACATCTTGGTGTGAGAGGGAAAAATCAG CTTCCTTTTCTCTTGGGGCTGCCGATCTTGGAGAAACTTGTAGCACCTATAGCTCCTATTTTTATTGGTCAAACTGGTAGGCAGCTCTTCCTTACAGATGGCAAACCTACTAAACCACCTCTTCTGCTAAGGATGGCATCAGACTGTGACGATGGAAAATTTAT ATCAGCGCTTGGTGCTTTTAAATGGCGTGTTCTTTATGCTAACGTCTCTTATGATC ACATGGTTGGTTGGCGTACATCATCTATAAGAAGGGAGACAGAACTCGTCAAG CCTCCCTGGCGATCTTTGGATGGCTACAAACATGTAGTAGATGTGGAATTTTGTCCTCCAGCTTCATATGAAGGACCTCATTACCCCCTTGAGGCAGCCAAAGCGAAGGAGGCAGCTCAAAATGCACCAAGCACACAGAGGTCATTAGAATACCATGAAAGTATGGAAG AGGAAATGATACGTGGCTTGCAACAGTTGGGGTGGAAGAAAATTGATGTCAGCTTTCACTCGGCGTTCTGGCCCTTTTTCGCTCATAACAATATCCAT GTGAAGAATGAATTTTTTCACAATGCTGGAGCAGGAGTAATTGCTCATGTCGCAGACCACATAAAGCAACAAGAGAAGCAACCCGGATCGTCGTCCTCCTTGATTACTCCTAGCTTGTAA
- the LOC132044265 gene encoding heavy metal-associated isoprenylated plant protein 28-like has translation MTIVEMRVHMDCPGCESKIRKALKKLKGVDNIDIDMNMQKVTVTGWAEQKKVLKTVRKTGRKAELWPYPYNPEYHNYMHHYYDTFYSRPGTYFAPPSSSYNYREHGYNGHANGYYAELPYNTIFDERTRHMFSDDNATGCSIM, from the exons ATGACG ATTGTGGAAATGAGAGTGCACATGGACTGTCCAGGATGCGAAAGTAAAATAAGAAAGGCTCTCAAGAAGCTTAAGG GAGTGGACAACATTGACATAGACATGAACATGCAAAAGGTGACAGTAACAGGATGGGCAGAGCAGAAAAAAGTCCTCAAAACAGTGAGGAAAACTGGAAGGAAAGCTGAACTATGGCCATATCCATACAATCCTGAATACCATAACTATATGCACCATTATTATGACACATTCTACAGCAGGCCAGGCACTTACTTCGCCCCACCTTCTTCTTCCTACAACTACCGCGAGCATGGCTACAATGGCCATGCAAACGGTTACTATGCAGAGCTACCTTACAATACTATCTTTGATGAACGAACCAGACACATGTTTAGTGATGATAATGCCACTGGCTGTTCTATAATGTGA
- the LOC132047736 gene encoding uncharacterized protein LOC132047736, which yields MAEKEGAIVKKGHEEGLKMAISLLEEFGLPMGLLPLADVIEVGFVKNTGYMWILQTKKVEHKFKIISKLVSYDTEINGFIDKKKIKKLKGVKAKELMLWPPVNEISVDDPPTGKIQFKSLAGITKTFPVEAFAAGQ from the coding sequence ATGGCAGAGAAGGAAGGAGCAATTGTTAAGAAGGGGCATGAGGAAGGTTTGAAAATGGCGATTTCTCTACTCGAAGAATTCGGACTCCCAATGGGGCTTCTCCCTCTTGCTGATGTGATCGAAGTTGGATTTGTGAAGAACACAGGGTATATGTGGATCCTGCAAACTAAAAAAGTTGAGCACAAGTTCAAGATTATCAGCAAACTGGTTAGTTATGACACTGAAATAAATGGATTCATTGACaagaagaaaatcaagaagctcAAGGGAGTGAAGGCTAAGGAGTTGATGTTATGGCCTCCAGTTAACGAGATCAGTGTGGATGATCCTCCCACCGGCAAGATTCAATTCAAGAGTCTTGCTGGCATCACCAAAACTTTCCCAGTTGAAGCTTTTGCTGCTGGCCAGTAA
- the LOC132044273 gene encoding probable inactive dual specificity protein phosphatase-like At4g18593, translating into MEAPNNSDVSTDPKPQVIYRCKKCRRIVASAEQVVPHEPGEGQKCFKWKKRSDNPYKESPQCSSIFVEPMKWMEVVEEGSVQDKIQCLGCKARLGYFNWAGMQCNCGAWINPAFQLHKSRLDECHL; encoded by the exons ATGGAAGCACCTAATAACTCTGATGTTAGTACTGATCCAAAACCACAAGTCATATACCGGTGCAAGAAATGTCGAAGGATTGTTGCATCAGCAGAGCAAGTTGTTCCACATGAACctggcgaaggacaaaaatgtTTCAAGTGGAAAAAGAGAAGCGACAATCCCTATAAGGAGTCACCTCAATGCTCCTCTATTTTTGTTGAGCCCATGAAATGGATGGAAGTTG TAGAAGAAGGTTCTGTGCAAGACAAGATTCAGTGCCTGGGTTGCAAAGCTCGCCTCGGTTACTTCAATTGGGCAGGCATGCAGTGCAACTGTGGAGCATGGATTAACCCTGCATTTCAGCTTCACAAGAGTCGATTAGATGAGTGCCATCTTTAA